Proteins from one Megalopta genalis isolate 19385.01 chromosome 1, iyMegGena1_principal, whole genome shotgun sequence genomic window:
- the MED27 gene encoding mediator complex subunit 27, translating to MEQLQTALTAIKVLRSSVGQVFDALGNGIRADHGEENKENKYLIELQELLTTVSVNLRDVEQSVSSLNPPPGPFNLGSTAYLSQETTQERQALYSTLVNSHKWTDKVHEYSNIAQRVLSQNSLKRSYINSSRAKRGRVQTSNHNVPQQQVDSMIATFDRLFNDMTVSVSRPFASNAVLHVTLGHVLKGVIAFKGLMIEWVVVKGYGETMDLWTESRHKVFRKVTENAHAAMLHFYSPALPELAVRSFVTWFHSLNNLFSDPCKRCGLHLHSALPPTWRDFRTLEPYHQECKP from the exons ATGGAGCAGCTACAAACTGCACTGACAGCGATTAAAGTACTGCGATCTAGTGTTggtcaagtgtttgatgctcttGGAAATGGTATACGAGCTGATCATGgtgaagaaaataaagaaaataaatatttaattgaacTGCAAGAACTTTTAACAACTGTCAGTGTCAATTTAAG aGATGTGGAACAAAGTGTAAGTAGTTTGAATCCACCACCTGGACCATTTAATTTAGGAAGTACCGCATATTTAAGTCAAGAAACTACGCAAGAAAGACAAGCATTGTATAGCACTCTTGTTAATAGTCACAAGTGGACTGATAAGGTCCATGAATATAGTAATATTGCTCAAAGGGTCCTAAGTCAAAATTCTTTGAAGAGGTCTTACATTAACTCTAGTAGAGCAAAGAGAGGCAGAGTTCAAACAAGTAATCATAATGTTCCTCAACA GCAAGTGGATTCGATGATAGCCACATTTGATAGACTTTTTAATGACATGACGGTATCTGTGTCCAGACCGTTTGCGTCAAATGCAGTATTGCATGTTACTCTGGGAcatgttttaaaaggtgtaatAGCATTTAAAGGTTTAATGATTGAATGGGTAGTGGTGAAAGGTTACGGGGAAACAATGGATTTGTGGACAGAATCAAGGCATAAAGTTTTTAGGAAAGTAACAGAAAATGCTCATGCTGCAATGTTACACTTTTATTCACCAGCACTACCTGAATTAGCTGTTCGATCGTTCGTG acaTGGTTTCAtagtctaaataatttattcagcGATCCTTGCAAACGTTGTGGTTTGCACTTACATAGTGCTTTACCCCCAACTTGGAGAGATTTTCGAACTTTAGAACCCTATCATCAAGAATGTAAACCATAA
- the Ilk gene encoding integrin linked kinase, which yields MEDIFQWCREGNAMQVRVWLDDTEHDMNQGDDHGFSPLHWCCKEGHLKLAELLVSRGARINATNRGDDTPLHLASAHGHKEIVQLLLRNRADVNVTNEHGNTALHYACFWGDQAVAEELVAAGARVSIANKDGDTPLDKARGLLAKRLHDLAVEYGQDLKKIQFKDQSWLGLKTRSRDATLSRHKGINMADLLLHTLLATTPSGETWRGRWQNNDIVAKILTIRECTSRISRDFNEEFPKLRIFSHPNVLPVLGCVNQPPQLATVSQYMARGSLHRLLHGGTGVVVDTARALRLALDVARAMAFLHGLERQNRCRFHLNSKHIMIDEDLTARVNMADSKFSFQEVGRIYEPAWMSPEALSKRAADINLEASDMWSFAVLLWELATREVPFADLSPMECGMKIALEELRVSIPPGISPHLAKLIRICMNEDPGKRPSFDMVVPILDKMKR from the exons ATGGAAGATATTTTTCAATGGTGTCGTGAAGGGAATGCCATGCAAGTGCGTGTTTGGCTGGATGATACTGAACATGACATGAATCAGGG CGACGATCATGGATTTAGTCCACTTCACTGGTGCTGTAAAGAGGGACATCTAAAATTGGCAGAATTACTAGTTAGTAGAGGAGCACGAATAAATGCTACCAATAGAGGAGACGATACTCCTCTTCATCTGGCTTCCGCTCATGGACACAAGGAGATAGTTCAGCTG TTGCTCAGAAATCGAGCAGACGTTAATGTAACAAATGAACATGGGAACACTGCCCTTCATTATGCATGTTTCTGGGGTGATCAAGCTGTTGCCGAAGAGTTGGTGGCAGCAGGTGCTCGTGTATCTATCGCAAATAAAGATGGGGATACTCCGTTGGATAAGGCAAGAGGTCTACTTGCTAAAAGATTACATG ATCTGGCTGTAGAATATGGACAGGACTTGAAAAAGATTCAATTCAAGGATCAAAGTTGGCTGGGCTTGAAAACCAGAAGCC GAGATGCAACATTGTCAAGGCATAAAGGGATTAACATGGCAGATTTGTTGTTGCACACTCTTTTGGCAACTACACCAAGTGGCGAGACTTGGCGAGGACGTTGGCAAAATAATGACATAGTAGCGAAGATCTTGACCATACGTGAATGTACATCGAGGATCTCCAGAGATTTCAACGAAGAATTTCCAAAGTTAAGAATCTTCTCCCATCCGAATGTTCTACCCGTTCTTGGCTGTGTTAATCAACCACCGCAATTAGCAACCGTCTCGCAGTACATGGCGCGTGGTAGTTTGCACAGATTGTTACACGGGGGTACAGGTGTAGTCGTCGACACGGCACGAGCATTGAGACTTGCTCTCGATGTTGCTAGAGCTATGGCATTTCTTCACGGACTTGAGAGGCAGAACAGATGCAGATTTCATTTGAACAGTAAACATATCATG ATTGACGAAGATTTGACGGCTCGTGTAAATATGGCTGATTCGAAGTTCTCATTCCAAGAGGTTGGTCGCATTTATGAACCAGCGTGGATGTCACCGGAAGCATTGAGTAAGCGTGCGGCAGATATAAATCTGGAGGCCAGCGACATGTGGAGTTTTGCCGTTCTATTGTGGGAACTTGCAACTAGAGAAGTTCCGTTCGCTGATCTTTCTCCGATGGAATGCGGCATGAAA aTTGCTCTCGAAGAATTGCGCGTCAGTATACCACCGGGAATCTCGCCTCACCTTGCTAAACTGATTAGGATCTGTATGAACGAAGACCCGGGGAAACGTCCATCATTCGATATGGTTGTTCCGATACTCGATAAGATGAAACGTTAG